A window from Triticum aestivum cultivar Chinese Spring chromosome 6D, IWGSC CS RefSeq v2.1, whole genome shotgun sequence encodes these proteins:
- the LOC123142991 gene encoding DNA (cytosine-5)-methyltransferase 1, with product MAPAPAGASPARKRRSADEPPLVVTERATRGRPPREDADPEFVGDPIPADEARAKFPHRYHRQRRDFCICVRLGRNGEGEEEEVKARCHYRAAQVEGIVYNLRDDVYVAAEEGKPHFIGRITELFEGTDHVKYFNCRWFFRSEDTVISTAKLVDDHSHDPKRVFLSDERNDNPLDCIVSKVKILQVDPKLDLEAKAQLAADNDLYYDMSYTVPYSTFENITNDINEISGISSDADSEVDTSVATATLLDLYSGCGGMSTGLCLGAALAGLKLETRWAVDFNSHACKSLKSNHPKTEVRNEKADDFLSLLKEWAVLCDQYVHDNNAEAPPSMDEEEEEGELKKDEYVVQKLIDICYGGIDRKSCIYFKVQWKGYGPEEDTWEPIENLSDCPLKIKEFVQEGHMRKVLPLPGDVDVLCGGPPCQGISGLNRFRNRDDPLNDDKNRQLVTFMNIVSYLRPKFVLMENVVDILQFAEGYLGRYALSRLVAMNYQSRLGIMLAGCYGLPQFRMRTFLWGALTTMVLPKHPLPTHNVVIRGGAPNAFTQSVVAYDEIQNPTLKNALVLEDAISDLPKVGNDQADDVMEYLVKPKTEFQRYIRLSRKEMLDYSFGDKTGPGEGTLMDHCPLRLNKDDYERVKRIPFEKGANFRDLEGVRVGPNNVAEFDPEIPRVYLESGNPLVPEYAIKFRSGKSLRPFGRLWWDETVPTVVTSANPHSQRILHPSQARVLTVRENARLQGFPDYYRLDGPIKERYMQVGNAVAVPVARALGYSLGLAYLRKHDGSDGPMLVLPANFFSPGQTEAVVPADEVAEE from the exons atggcgccggcgccggcgggggcCTCGCCTGCCCGCAAGCGGAGGTCCGCCGACGAGCCGCCGCTCGTCGTGACCGAGCGCGCGACAAGGGGGCGTCCGCCCAGGGAGGATGCCGACCCCGAGTTCGTCGGGGATCCCATCCCCGCCGACGAAGCTCGGGCCAAGTTTCCCCACCGCTACCACCGCCAGCGCAG GGATTTCTGCATCTGCGTTCGTCTGGGCAGAaatggggagggggaggaggaggaggtgaaggcgCGCTGCCATTACCGGGCAGCCCAGGTGGAAGGAATCGTCTATAACCTCCGTGATGATGTGTATGTAGCG GCTGAGGAAGGAAAGCCCCATTTCATTGGTAGGATCACCGAACTTTTTGAGGGAACAGACCATGTCAAGTACTTCAACTGCCGTTGGTTCTTCCGGTCAGAGGACACAGTGATCTCGACCGCGAAATTGGTTGATGATCATAGTCATGATCCCAAGCGGGTCTTCCTCTCTGACGAGAGGAACGACAACCCGCTTGACTGTATAGTGTCCAAGGTTAAAATACTGCAAGTCGATCCCAAG CTTGATCTGGAAGCAAAAGCCCAACTAGCGGCTGACAACGATCTGTACTATGACATGTCGTACACTGTGCCCTACTCTACCTTTGAAAATATCACAAATG ATATAAATGAAATTTCAGGGATTTCTTCGGATGCTGATTCGGAGGTTGACACCTCTGTGGCAACCGCAACGCTACTTGACCTTTATTCTGGTTGCGGTGGCATGTCCACTGGATTGTGCTTGGGCGCTGCACTAGCTGGATTGAAACTTGAGACG AGGTGGGCTGTTGATTTTAACAGCCACGCGTGCAAAAGCTTGAAGTCCAACCATCCCAAGACCGAG GTGCGGAACGAGAAGGCTGATGATTTTCTATCTCTTTTAAAAGAATGGGCAGTTCTATGTGACCAATATGTCCATGATAATAATGCTGAGGCACCTCCTTCgatggatgaggaggaggaagagggtgaACTCAAAAAGGACGAATATGTCGTACAAAAACTCATTGATATCTGCTATGGTGGCATTGATAGGAAAAGTTGCATTTATTTCAAA GTGCAATGGAAGGGATACGGTCCCGAAGAGGATACCTGGGAGCCCATTGAAAACCTTAG CGATTGCCCTTTAAAAATAAAGGAGTTTGTTCAAGAAGGCCACATGCGAAAAGTATTACCACTGCCT GGTGATGTAGATGTCTTGTGTGGGGGCCCGCCTTGTCAAGGGATAAGCGGGTTAAATCGGTTCAGAAACCGTGACGACCCACTAAATGATGATAAGAATAGGCAGCTGGTCACTTTTATGAACATCGTTTCCTATTTGCGGCCGAAGTTCGTTTTGATGGAAAATGTGGTGGATATACTGCAATTTGCCGAAGGATATCTAGGTAGGTATGCGTTGAGCCGATTGGTGGCTATGAACTACCAGTCTCGGCTGGGTATTATGTTAGCAGGTTGTTACGGGCTTCCACAGTTCCGCATGCGCACCTTCCTATGGGGTGCCCTCACTACAATG GTGCTCCCAAAGCATCCTCTCCCCACGCATAATGTTGTTATACGAGGCGGGGCGCCGAATGCATTCACG CAAAGTGTTGTGGCATATGACGAAATTCAAAATCCAACCTTGAAGAATGCCTTGGTTCTTGAAGATGCGATCTCAGATTTACCGAAG GTTGGTAACGATCAAGCTGATGACGTAATGGAATACCTTGTGAAACCAAAGACAGAATTTCAGCGCTACATTCGTCTTAGCCGTAAAG AAATGTTGGACTACTCATTCGGTGATAAAACCGGTCCTGGAGAAGGCACGCTAATGGATCACTGTCCTCTGAGGTTGAATAAAGATGATTATGAGCGCGTTAAGCGAATACCATTTGAGAAG GGAGCCAACTTCCGTGACCTGGAAGGCGTAAGAGTAGGGCCAAACAACGTCGCTGAGTTTGACCCTGAGATTCCACGAGTTTACCTTGAGTCCGGTAATCCATTG GTCCCTGAATATGCAATCAAGTTCAGGAGCGGCAAGTCTCTCAG GCCGTTTGGACGACTGTGGTGGGATGAGACGGTCCCTACAGTGGTGACCAGTGCAAACCCACACAGCCAG AGAATATTACACCCGAGCCAGGCCCGAGTTCTGACCGTCCGCGAGAATGCGAGGCTGCAGGGGTTCCCGGATTATTATCGCCTGGATGGTCCCATCAAGGAGCG GTACATGCAAGTCGGCAACGCGGTGGCGGTCCCTGTGGCCCGGGCCTTGGGGTACTCTCTGGGCCTGGCGTACCTGCGCAAACACGACGGGAGCGACGGCCCGATGCTGGTGCTGCCTGCCAACTTCTTCAGCCCAGGGCAGACCGAGGCCGTCGTGCCCGCGGACGAGGTTGCAGAGGAGTAG
- the LOC123142992 gene encoding uncharacterized protein: protein MLHLRQRVLSHLVFAAPSPSTSPLLSLQRLLSTAADPRISPNPSFAVEEYHVSSCGLTCAQALKASAELSHLKSPANPDAVLAFLAGLGLSGADVAALVAKDPRFLCAGVERTLGPVVAGLAGLGLSKAEIVRLVSLAPGYFRCRSVVSKLEYYLPLFGCIENLVRPLKHGCSSGFLGSDLERVVKPNVNLLAECGLGACDIAKLFIRAPWILSAKPGRVLEMVASAEGIGVSPGSGMFRQVLHPVAYLSEEEIAAKVEQLKKTLRWSDAEVRVAVPKFPAVLTRSKDMLQLKSDFLISKVGLEPAYIAHRPVMLGLSLEGRLKPRYYVMRFLKENALLNHDRGYYKIVMVSEKVFVEKFICPHKQAAPHIAEDYAAACIGEVPARFRFT from the coding sequence ATGCTCCACCTCCGGCAGCGCGTCCTCTCCCATCTCGTCTTCGCCGCGCCCTCTCCTTCCACCTCCCCActcctctctctccagcgcctcctctccACGGCCGCTGACCCCCGCATTTCTCCGAACCCTAGCTTCGCCGTGGAGGAGTACCACGTCTCCTCCTGCGGCCTGACCTGTGCCCAGGCACTCAAGGCCTCCGCCGAGCTCTCCCACCTCAAGTCCCCCGCCAACCCCGATGCCGTTctcgccttcctcgccggcctcggcctctccgGCGCCGATGTGGCGGCCCTCGTCGCCAAGGATCCGCGGTTCCTCTGCGCCGGCGTGGAGAGAACTCTGGGCCCTGTCGTCGCGGGGCTCGCCGGCCTCGGCCTGTCAAAAGCTGAGATTGTGCGCCTCGTCTCGCTCGCCCCCGGCTACTTCCGCTGCAGATCCGTCGTCTCCAAGCTAGAGTACTACCTACCGCTCTTCGGCTGCATCGAGAACTTGGTCCGGCCGCTCAAACACGGCTGTTCATCCGGCTTCCTCGGCTCTGACCTCGAGAGGGTGGTCAAGCCAAATGTCAATCTCCTAGCAGAGTGCGGGCTAGGTGCTTGTGATATTGCCAAGCTGTTCATCCGTGCGCCGTGGATACTTAGTGCCAAACCAGGGCGTGTCCTGGAGATGGTTGCATCTGCCGAAGGTATAGGTGTGTCCCCTGGCTCTGGAATGTTCAGGCAAGTGCTGCATCCTGTCGCATATCTCAGCGAGGAGGAGATTGCCGCCAAAGTGGAACAGTTGAAGAAGACATTAAGGTGGTCAGATGCCGAGGTCCGCGTTGCTGTGCCCAAGTTTCCGGCTGTGCTGACGCGGTCAAAGGACATGCTGCAGCTCAAGTCCGATTTCCTCATCTCTAAGGTGGGGTTGGAACCGGCGTACATTGCTCACCGGCCGGTAATGCTCGGTCTTAGCCTGGAGGGCCGGCTCAAGCCCCGGTACTATGTTATGCGATTTCTTAAGGAAAATGCATTGCTAAATCATGACAGAGGCTACTACAAAATCGTCATGGTCAGTGAGAAGGTATTTGTGGAGAAGTTCATATGCCCTCACAAGCAAGCTGCACCACACATTGCTGAAGACTATGCAGCCGCTTGCATAGGGGAGGTTCCTGCTAGATTCAGATTTACATGA